The proteins below come from a single Acidobacteriota bacterium genomic window:
- a CDS encoding delta-60 repeat domain-containing protein produces the protein MSFASRAQRGVARLNADGSPDYSFFPVVNNDVFAVVVQTDGKILIGGSFTQVNGQNRQRIARLNADGTLDASFINASVNDIVYAIALPERQDNRRRNI, from the coding sequence ATGTCATTCGCGAGCCGTGCCCAACGCGGGGTAGCCCGGCTAAATGCCGATGGATCACCGGACTACTCATTCTTCCCGGTGGTTAATAACGACGTATTCGCCGTGGTGGTGCAGACTGACGGGAAGATTCTGATCGGCGGCAGTTTTACGCAGGTAAACGGGCAAAACCGACAGCGCATCGCCCGGCTCAACGCCGACGGAACGCTCGATGCGTCGTTCATCAATGCGTCCGTCAACGATATCGTTTATGCCATTGCTCTCCCAGAACGACAAGATAATCGTCGGAGGAACATTTGA
- a CDS encoding prolyl oligopeptidase family serine peptidase translates to MAFRRSIPVLFVLFCFVITLLGQSESRPLKLDDLFRIKNVGDPQISPDGQWVAYVVSSIDVKADKSDSDIWMVSYDGKTNRQITFSSDSETSPRWSPDGKYLSFVSSRPGPNKGSQVWIMDRNGGEARQMTEVKGRLQGYEWAPDSSRLAMVIGDPDPDEATTPAAGAAAKPPKPIVIDRYKFKQDGQGYLLSTRKSHIYLYDIAGKKLDRLTKGKWDEATPTWSPDGSKIAFTSNRKADPDRDPGSQIYVAESKSGSTEKRITPETSRGGRAEWSPDGKTLVFLESDELKFGAYGMNHLTTVTSDGSSAPVRVKAAEDLDRGVSNPYFSGDGRSIHFLVTDDRSVYPARTEVATGKLNRLMAPPVVISNWDHSAGKVVVLSGGDSEATEIYAFEDGKLRKLTRQNDSLFAEINWPATEEVSFASKDGTKVNGLLTYPTGYVKGTKVPFLLRIHGGPNAQDQHSFSAERQFFAANGYAVLAVNYRGSSGRGQKFSRAIFADWGHYEVEDLHAGVDHVIKMGVADPDKLGVGGWSYGGILTDYLIASDNRFKAGTSGAGTAFTVSFYGTDQYIIQYDNEIGPPWDPKAWETYQKLSYPFLHADRIKTPTLFLGGERDFNVPLSGSEQMYQALKSLGIDTQLIIYPNENHGISRPSYVRDRYERYLAWYDKFVRNIKAEPIPMIAQWEGKWSGKLTNLPVKPGAPQVDVTMEIGAFPVKGQACGTWKTTYSEAGTVKQVKDYKICRGSGADDIYIDEGGGIKLTVRIIGDSLVAPFKYDQILLVSTMRLRGEVLEDEILTVDDKPSVNGVQPMLAKGIQRIELRRVPAGDPR, encoded by the coding sequence ATGGCATTTCGAAGATCGATCCCGGTTTTGTTTGTTCTTTTTTGTTTCGTGATCACACTGCTCGGTCAGTCTGAGAGCAGGCCGCTCAAGCTGGATGACCTCTTTCGGATCAAGAATGTAGGTGACCCGCAGATCTCGCCAGACGGGCAGTGGGTTGCCTATGTCGTCTCGTCGATCGACGTGAAGGCGGACAAGTCGGACTCAGATATTTGGATGGTCAGTTATGACGGTAAGACAAACCGGCAGATCACGTTCTCGAGCGACAGCGAAACTTCTCCGCGGTGGAGCCCGGACGGGAAATATCTATCGTTCGTTTCATCGAGACCCGGCCCGAATAAGGGAAGCCAGGTATGGATAATGGACCGGAATGGCGGTGAGGCGAGGCAAATGACTGAGGTCAAGGGCCGCCTTCAGGGTTATGAATGGGCACCGGATTCAAGCCGTTTGGCAATGGTGATCGGCGATCCCGACCCGGATGAAGCGACGACGCCCGCTGCCGGAGCTGCTGCAAAACCACCCAAACCGATCGTGATCGATCGCTATAAATTCAAGCAGGACGGGCAGGGATATCTTCTGTCGACGCGAAAAAGCCACATCTATTTGTACGATATCGCCGGCAAAAAACTCGATCGGCTAACGAAAGGCAAATGGGATGAAGCCACACCGACATGGTCGCCTGATGGCAGCAAGATCGCTTTTACCAGCAACCGAAAGGCCGATCCCGACCGCGATCCGGGATCGCAGATCTATGTCGCTGAATCCAAGTCCGGTTCGACCGAGAAGCGGATCACGCCGGAGACCAGCCGCGGCGGGCGAGCGGAATGGAGTCCGGACGGCAAAACCCTTGTATTTCTTGAATCTGACGAGCTCAAATTCGGTGCCTATGGCATGAACCACCTGACGACCGTGACGTCGGACGGCAGTTCTGCGCCGGTACGGGTCAAGGCCGCGGAGGATCTGGATCGCGGTGTTTCGAATCCATATTTTTCGGGTGATGGTAGATCGATCCACTTCCTGGTGACCGATGACCGATCGGTCTATCCGGCTCGGACGGAGGTTGCTACGGGTAAACTGAATCGTCTTATGGCTCCGCCGGTCGTGATATCGAACTGGGATCATTCCGCGGGAAAGGTGGTCGTTCTCTCGGGCGGCGACAGCGAAGCCACAGAGATCTACGCATTCGAGGATGGAAAGCTCAGAAAGCTCACTCGTCAAAACGACTCGCTTTTTGCGGAAATTAATTGGCCCGCGACCGAAGAGGTCAGTTTCGCAAGCAAGGATGGAACTAAGGTGAATGGCCTGCTTACTTATCCGACAGGGTATGTTAAGGGCACGAAAGTTCCGTTTTTGCTTAGGATCCACGGCGGCCCCAATGCTCAGGATCAACACTCATTCAGCGCTGAACGGCAGTTCTTCGCGGCTAATGGATACGCGGTTCTTGCGGTAAATTACCGCGGAAGTTCAGGCCGTGGGCAGAAATTCTCACGAGCGATATTCGCAGACTGGGGCCACTATGAAGTCGAAGATCTGCACGCTGGCGTGGACCATGTCATCAAAATGGGTGTTGCCGATCCGGACAAACTTGGTGTCGGCGGCTGGAGTTATGGCGGCATTCTAACGGATTATTTGATCGCCAGCGATAATCGTTTCAAGGCGGGAACGAGTGGAGCCGGAACGGCTTTTACAGTGTCCTTCTATGGAACAGATCAGTACATAATTCAATACGACAACGAGATCGGCCCGCCTTGGGATCCAAAGGCGTGGGAGACGTACCAGAAGCTGTCATATCCTTTCCTTCACGCGGATCGCATCAAGACGCCGACGCTCTTCCTTGGCGGTGAACGAGATTTCAACGTTCCGCTGTCAGGGAGCGAGCAGATGTATCAGGCACTTAAGAGCCTCGGCATCGATACTCAATTGATAATTTATCCGAATGAGAATCATGGCATTTCGCGGCCGAGTTATGTTCGCGATCGTTATGAGCGTTACCTGGCGTGGTATGACAAGTTTGTCAGAAATATTAAAGCCGAGCCTATCCCAATGATCGCGCAATGGGAAGGGAAGTGGTCGGGCAAACTTACGAATCTGCCAGTCAAACCAGGTGCTCCGCAGGTAGATGTGACCATGGAGATAGGAGCTTTCCCGGTAAAAGGCCAGGCATGCGGGACGTGGAAAACCACCTATTCCGAAGCGGGCACGGTCAAACAGGTCAAGGACTACAAGATCTGCCGAGGAAGCGGGGCCGATGATATCTATATCGATGAGGGCGGCGGTATTAAACTCACAGTACGGATCATTGGCGACTCGCTTGTTGCTCCTTTCAAATACGATCAGATATTGTTGGTTTCAACGATGCGATTGCGCGGTGAGGTACTTGAGGACGAGATCCTGACGGTCGACGACAAGCCATCAGTCAACGGCGTACAACCGATGCTCGCGAAGGGCATCCAGAGGATCGAACTCCGTCGCGTGCCAGCGGGCGACCCAAGATAG
- a CDS encoding Ig-like domain repeat protein: MSKRLAILSVFIVVLFSIGLAMVSQRTEAGKREAALALAANAAAGDQVYGPVAKATPPDQEEQRKIDEKISKQIEAMVRAKKALTPEQQKIDSRLLQAIKMNRGEPIAEGIPTLETGIVVTDGYTDIEIRADVTQALLDQLTNLNAHMYAVVPQFKSVTAGVPITAIDLLSQMDEVRFIGPREEFDTNRSEVGSTIFPGISTSRPIANPAVSATRATRTENVRNILAGAVANRTASSLSPFIGAVVSEGDITHRANVARAAFSTTGAGVKIGVLSDGVNTLATRQMNGELPAVTVLAGQAGSGDEGTAMLEIVSDVAPGAQLYFATANPSSAQFAANIIALRAAGCDIIIDDISYFAETPFQDGQSGASAGSPNNMGVVVQAVNQVTTAGALYFSSAGNSGNVTDNTSGAWEGNFSDSGANLGGGDVHDFGGGNQFTLVTRGSSNRPLFLKWSDPLALSGNDYDLYLYTTGGSLVASSAGVQNGNDDPIEAVTVPAGSGNYRAYIVRYSGSTRFLHLNANRNRLSINTPGVVYGHNAGRNTISCAATPASGPFPNPFTSANVSETFTSDGPRRIFYTANGTAITPGNVLATGGELLMKPDITAADGVTTTTPGFIPFFGTSASAPHAGALIALLKQASPASTNAQLYNAMTSSAIDIEAGGWDRDTGYGIFMPIPALVSLGLTAPTTTSITSSLNPSASGASVTFTATTLTTGGSFPVTTGTTKFIEGGTCGAPTTTLQGPVAVNASGVVTFTTSALSVGSHTVVACYTGAGFGASNGSVIQLVNKADTTTALISSVNPSVWGQPVLFTATISVTAPGSGTPTGNVSFRDNGVNIGSCAAQAVAAGMATCSISSLSVSSHPITAVYNGDGNFNASPASNTVNQVVNKADTATTITTDLPDPSVYGETVNVKFTVVAVPPGAGTPTGNVVITVSGGAETCTGTVAAGSCLLTLEAVGSRTLTASYVGDANFNASSDTEGHIVLKANTATKINSDVPDPTVFGQPYTINATVTPLIPVSFSGTLGAGDPTYNRLLSFTQGGTCSLSGVGTAVRYRTHPFTLTSSSNVTLSTSPLDGATITPAGADTFITLYGPGGFNPATPCTNAIAADDDTGLNLKSRISTTTPLAAGNYTLVVTSFSNLPADFPWTYTAVLVPAPLPPPADEDLRVVDKGDFALPEGVVPQYSGRVLSPDAPMVVQAPSGNISVSDGTNLCVIILPATSCVMPSTSVGAATLTATYSGNANFNGSTAPTVPHTVNKADSATTVQTLINAPNYGSTLTATATITAVAPGSGTPQGTVNFNDGGNPIAGCQNVAVTALGSAVCTTNQLPAGVGKVIQAVYSGNANYLTSNGSTTQTIGKAPLNVAASSAAVTYGDAAPAITAAITGFVLGETTANLTTQPTCSTTYVQGSPVSGSQYPSSCTGAVSNNYSFNYVNGNVTVNKKGLTVTADNKSRAYGAANPTLTATFTGFVLGQNLGTSDVTGSPLLSTTATPSSPVAGSPYAITAALGTLASGNYAFTSFVNGILTITQSQLTVTANNQTRVFGAANPALTFTITGFQNGETLATSGVTGTPNISTSAVSTSAPGAYPITAAQGTLAAPNYGFTFVPATLTVTQAATTTTITNASALGNSTVVGQNYPVNWTTSPVAPGAGTPTGNVTVSDGTGNTCTAAVAAGTCSLASTLGPKTITAQYAGDANFGGSTSQAVQHNVVIGMTGNVKQFIAFGTNTNLPGVTLTLLNTQTQQAVTTTTDANGNYSFGVTQTGGSYTITPSGLGKAFEATNRTYTNVAGNITGGDFIAYDVPGPNAIPRTARVVSQIATQGQPVTVPVLMTTTGVETRVAFTVEYPVTALGIPTVTCGTGAVNCTLAVNNSLAGKVGITITPTAALPAGTRELVKITFPTFQSPATSAQIRFGDFPTQRDVRNSENNPLPMLYWTDGLVSFTGGTLLDGATISGRVTTAAGQGLRNATVTIIDTAGTRRTTVTSSFGAYQFEGLETGRDYLLTVTSKRFRFATRIVNLTENLSDVNLVGLE; the protein is encoded by the coding sequence ATGTCGAAGCGGTTAGCTATTCTCAGCGTATTTATTGTTGTTCTATTCTCAATAGGACTCGCGATGGTCTCACAGCGGACAGAAGCGGGAAAAAGGGAAGCTGCTCTGGCTCTCGCTGCGAATGCGGCGGCCGGGGATCAAGTATATGGCCCGGTCGCGAAAGCCACGCCTCCCGATCAAGAGGAACAAAGAAAGATCGACGAAAAGATCTCGAAGCAGATAGAAGCTATGGTGAGGGCCAAGAAGGCTCTCACTCCCGAACAGCAGAAGATCGATTCGCGGCTTCTTCAGGCAATAAAGATGAATCGAGGCGAGCCGATCGCCGAAGGCATTCCTACACTGGAAACGGGGATCGTTGTAACCGACGGATACACCGATATAGAGATCAGGGCTGATGTAACTCAAGCCCTGCTTGATCAATTAACTAATCTTAATGCCCACATGTATGCAGTCGTGCCGCAATTCAAAAGCGTTACCGCCGGTGTTCCGATCACGGCGATCGATCTGCTTTCGCAGATGGACGAAGTTAGATTCATAGGGCCAAGAGAAGAATTCGACACGAATAGGTCAGAGGTCGGCTCCACCATTTTCCCCGGAATTTCAACCTCGCGTCCGATCGCGAACCCGGCGGTTAGCGCAACAAGAGCAACGCGGACGGAAAATGTACGCAACATCTTGGCTGGAGCGGTTGCGAATCGTACTGCCTCATCGCTATCCCCGTTTATCGGAGCAGTCGTTTCCGAGGGCGACATCACTCATCGAGCAAACGTTGCTAGGGCCGCATTCAGCACAACCGGGGCGGGCGTTAAGATCGGCGTTCTCTCCGATGGTGTGAATACTTTAGCGACGAGGCAGATGAACGGCGAACTGCCTGCAGTTACCGTTCTGGCAGGGCAGGCTGGAAGCGGAGACGAAGGAACCGCTATGCTGGAGATCGTGTCTGATGTGGCTCCGGGAGCACAACTTTATTTTGCCACGGCAAACCCCAGCTCTGCCCAGTTTGCGGCGAATATAATTGCACTCAGAGCGGCGGGCTGCGACATTATAATCGACGACATTTCATATTTTGCGGAGACGCCATTTCAAGATGGCCAATCGGGCGCATCGGCAGGGTCCCCAAACAACATGGGCGTTGTCGTGCAAGCTGTCAATCAGGTGACCACTGCCGGAGCTTTGTATTTTTCGTCCGCAGGAAACTCGGGAAATGTTACAGACAATACCTCCGGAGCCTGGGAGGGTAACTTTTCTGATAGTGGAGCGAATTTAGGCGGAGGCGATGTCCATGATTTTGGCGGCGGGAACCAATTCACATTGGTGACGCGAGGATCAAGCAACCGCCCGCTATTTCTAAAATGGTCGGATCCATTGGCCCTGTCCGGTAATGATTATGATCTTTATTTATACACGACTGGCGGCTCTCTCGTGGCCTCTAGCGCTGGCGTTCAAAACGGAAATGATGATCCGATCGAGGCTGTAACCGTTCCGGCGGGTTCCGGAAACTATCGCGCTTACATTGTACGTTATTCGGGTTCAACCCGCTTTCTGCATTTGAATGCGAATCGCAACCGCCTGTCGATCAATACGCCTGGAGTGGTCTACGGCCACAACGCAGGCAGGAATACGATCAGTTGCGCGGCAACCCCTGCGTCGGGCCCATTTCCGAATCCGTTCACATCGGCGAACGTGAGTGAGACGTTCACGTCAGACGGCCCACGCCGGATCTTCTACACGGCCAATGGTACGGCGATCACGCCCGGTAACGTTCTTGCCACGGGTGGTGAATTGCTGATGAAACCTGATATCACGGCCGCGGACGGCGTAACAACGACAACTCCGGGCTTCATACCTTTCTTCGGAACGTCGGCCTCAGCCCCGCACGCCGGTGCGCTGATAGCGCTCCTTAAACAGGCCAGTCCGGCATCGACGAATGCTCAGCTATACAATGCAATGACAAGTTCGGCCATCGACATCGAAGCAGGCGGATGGGATCGCGACACGGGATACGGTATCTTTATGCCAATTCCTGCTCTTGTTTCGCTAGGACTTACGGCACCAACGACGACGTCTATTACGTCCTCGTTGAACCCGTCTGCTTCCGGTGCGAGCGTGACATTTACGGCCACGACGTTAACGACCGGCGGAAGTTTCCCGGTGACCACCGGCACAACCAAATTTATTGAAGGCGGAACCTGCGGGGCTCCGACGACGACCCTCCAGGGTCCGGTAGCGGTTAACGCTAGCGGAGTCGTAACTTTTACAACCTCGGCCCTCAGCGTTGGTTCACACACAGTCGTTGCGTGCTATACCGGCGCCGGATTTGGAGCGAGCAACGGAAGTGTTATTCAGCTTGTTAATAAAGCCGACACGACGACGGCCCTTATTTCCTCGGTCAATCCATCCGTTTGGGGGCAGCCGGTTCTATTCACAGCCACGATCAGCGTAACGGCACCGGGATCCGGAACACCGACGGGCAATGTTTCCTTTAGAGACAACGGCGTCAACATCGGCAGCTGTGCAGCTCAGGCGGTTGCAGCGGGCATGGCAACGTGTTCGATCAGCAGCCTTTCAGTTTCAAGCCACCCAATTACGGCAGTTTATAACGGCGACGGCAACTTCAACGCCAGTCCGGCGTCGAATACGGTAAATCAGGTCGTCAACAAAGCCGACACGGCAACGACGATCACGACCGACCTTCCGGATCCGTCCGTTTACGGTGAAACTGTGAACGTGAAATTCACTGTTGTTGCGGTTCCGCCGGGTGCCGGGACGCCGACCGGTAATGTCGTAATAACCGTCAGCGGCGGAGCTGAGACTTGTACGGGAACGGTAGCGGCGGGTTCATGCTTGCTCACGCTTGAGGCGGTGGGTTCTAGGACCTTGACCGCAAGTTATGTGGGCGATGCCAATTTTAACGCAAGTTCCGATACAGAAGGTCATATTGTGCTCAAGGCAAATACGGCAACCAAGATCAATTCTGATGTGCCTGATCCAACCGTGTTTGGACAGCCCTATACAATAAACGCCACGGTTACGCCACTGATCCCGGTTTCGTTTAGCGGAACACTTGGTGCTGGCGACCCCACGTACAACCGTCTGCTCTCCTTTACGCAGGGCGGTACTTGCTCACTTTCCGGCGTCGGCACGGCTGTTCGATACCGGACGCATCCGTTTACCCTGACGTCGAGTTCGAACGTAACTCTGAGCACGTCGCCGCTAGATGGGGCGACAATTACGCCGGCTGGCGCAGACACATTCATAACGCTCTACGGACCGGGTGGATTCAACCCTGCAACGCCCTGCACGAACGCCATAGCGGCTGATGACGATACTGGTTTAAATCTCAAATCCAGGATATCAACCACTACTCCACTCGCAGCGGGTAATTACACGCTTGTGGTGACATCGTTTAGCAATCTTCCTGCCGATTTTCCGTGGACGTACACGGCCGTATTAGTCCCGGCTCCTCTGCCCCCACCGGCAGATGAAGACCTGCGAGTGGTCGACAAGGGCGATTTTGCTTTGCCCGAAGGAGTTGTACCGCAATACTCAGGAAGAGTACTCTCACCGGATGCTCCAATGGTGGTGCAGGCTCCGAGCGGAAACATAAGTGTGAGTGACGGAACGAATCTCTGTGTGATCATTTTGCCCGCAACAAGTTGTGTTATGCCATCGACTTCTGTGGGAGCCGCAACACTAACGGCGACGTACTCGGGTAACGCAAACTTTAACGGAAGCACCGCACCGACGGTACCGCATACGGTCAACAAGGCCGATTCGGCGACGACGGTGCAGACGCTGATCAATGCACCGAACTACGGTTCGACGCTGACGGCGACGGCGACCATTACGGCGGTGGCACCGGGATCGGGAACGCCGCAGGGGACGGTGAACTTCAATGACGGCGGCAATCCGATAGCGGGCTGTCAGAATGTAGCGGTGACGGCACTGGGCTCGGCGGTCTGTACGACGAACCAGCTGCCGGCGGGAGTGGGCAAGGTCATCCAGGCAGTGTACTCGGGCAATGCGAACTACCTCACAAGCAACGGCTCGACGACCCAGACGATCGGCAAGGCACCGCTCAATGTCGCGGCCTCATCGGCGGCGGTCACATACGGCGATGCGGCACCGGCGATCACGGCAGCGATCACGGGCTTCGTGCTTGGTGAAACGACGGCCAACCTGACGACCCAGCCGACGTGCTCGACGACGTATGTCCAGGGCTCACCGGTCTCAGGCTCGCAGTATCCGTCCAGTTGTACGGGAGCGGTCTCGAACAACTACAGCTTCAACTATGTGAACGGCAACGTGACAGTCAACAAGAAAGGCCTGACGGTAACGGCGGATAATAAGAGCCGTGCCTACGGAGCCGCGAACCCCACGCTGACGGCAACCTTCACGGGCTTTGTCCTCGGCCAGAACCTTGGAACAAGCGACGTGACAGGAAGCCCGCTGCTTTCAACGACGGCGACGCCATCGAGCCCGGTCGCGGGCAGCCCGTATGCCATCACGGCAGCATTGGGCACACTGGCATCAGGCAACTACGCCTTCACAAGCTTTGTGAACGGCATACTGACCATCACCCAATCCCAGTTGACGGTGACGGCGAATAACCAGACAAGAGTGTTTGGAGCCGCTAACCCGGCCCTGACGTTCACGATCACTGGCTTCCAGAACGGAGAGACGCTGGCGACAAGCGGTGTGACGGGAACCCCGAACATCTCGACCTCAGCCGTCTCCACATCGGCTCCGGGAGCGTACCCGATCACAGCGGCACAGGGAACCTTAGCAGCCCCGAACTACGGCTTCACCTTCGTACCGGCAACCCTGACGGTGACACAGGCGGCGACGACGACCACGATCACGAACGCCTCGGCCCTCGGCAACTCAACGGTGGTCGGGCAGAACTACCCGGTCAACTGGACAACGAGCCCGGTCGCCCCGGGAGCGGGAACACCGACGGGTAATGTGACAGTGAGCGACGGTACGGGCAACACATGTACGGCAGCAGTCGCGGCCGGCACATGCAGCCTGGCATCGACACTCGGTCCGAAGACCATCACGGCCCAATACGCCGGCGATGCCAACTTCGGAGGCAGCACGTCACAGGCAGTCCAGCACAATGTGGTGATCGGCATGACGGGCAACGTCAAGCAGTTCATCGCCTTCGGCACGAACACGAACCTGCCGGGCGTAACCCTCACCCTGCTGAACACCCAGACGCAGCAGGCAGTAACAACGACGACTGACGCAAACGGCAACTACTCATTCGGAGTAACCCAGACCGGCGGCAGCTACACCATCACCCCGAGCGGCCTCGGCAAGGCGTTTGAGGCGACAAACAGAACGTACACCAACGTGGCCGGCAACATCACGGGCGGCGACTTCATCGCCTACGATGTACCGGGCCCGAACGCGATACCGAGAACGGCGAGGGTGGTGAGCCAGATAGCAACGCAGGGACAGCCGGTGACCGTTCCGGTGCTGATGACGACGACTGGTGTGGAGACCAGGGTGGCCTTTACGGTGGAATATCCGGTAACGGCACTGGGCATCCCGACGGTGACATGCGGCACGGGAGCAGTGAACTGCACCCTCGCCGTCAACAACTCGCTGGCGGGCAAGGTCGGCATCACGATCACTCCGACGGCGGCACTACCGGCCGGAACAAGAGAACTCGTGAAGATCACCTTCCCGACGTTCCAAAGCCCGGCGACGAGTGCCCAGATCAGGTTCGGCGACTTCCCAACTCAAAGGGACGTGAGAAACTCTGAGAACAACCCGCTGCCGATGCTGTACTGGACGGACGGGCTGGTCTCGTTCACGGGCGGAACACTGCTCGACGGAGCGACCATCTCGGGAAGAGTAACAACCGCCGCAGGCCAGGGCCTGAGAAACGCGACGGTCACGATCATCGACACGGCAGGCACCCGGCGAACAACGGTAACCAGCTCATTCGGAGCCTACCAGTTCGAAGGCCTCGAAACAGGCCGCGACTATCTGCTGACAGTCACCAGCAAACGATTCAGATTCGCAACCCGCATAGTAAACCTCACGGAAAACCTCAGCGACGTGAACCTGGTCGGCCTGGAATAG
- a CDS encoding delta-60 repeat domain-containing protein — MPLLSQNDKIIVGGTFDAVGGTAAPSIARLTSTGARDATFNGPSQSSTAEYYSISVQPGGKLLVGGDIRLGTSSSYFGRLNVDGALDTTFAAYVNDIVYVSQTLTDGRVMIGGLFNRIGANLTTRNRIVRLMSDGTPDLGFRSITELSSFFRVHDFGIQGDGKIVFGGNFIYPNGTSGAIARVEEDGTFDTTYDPQITGGAYGYAVAMQANGKAVVGGYFTNARGQSRKSLLDTPQVCARLRVFESIRKLRERIVPAFAVALAQGGLELVGFLTE; from the coding sequence ATGCCATTGCTCTCCCAGAACGACAAGATAATCGTCGGAGGAACATTTGATGCCGTCGGCGGAACGGCGGCGCCATCGATCGCCCGGCTAACATCGACCGGGGCACGCGACGCGACATTCAACGGCCCAAGCCAGTCATCAACCGCCGAATATTACAGTATTTCGGTACAGCCAGGGGGCAAGCTGCTAGTTGGCGGAGACATACGACTAGGTACAAGCAGCAGCTATTTTGGACGGCTAAATGTTGACGGGGCGTTAGACACCACCTTCGCGGCGTACGTAAATGATATCGTTTACGTTTCGCAGACGCTGACGGATGGGCGGGTCATGATAGGCGGTCTATTTAACCGGATCGGTGCCAACCTCACAACCCGCAACCGGATCGTACGCCTGATGTCAGATGGCACTCCCGATCTAGGTTTTCGCAGCATAACTGAGCTAAGTTCGTTCTTTCGAGTTCACGATTTCGGCATCCAGGGCGATGGAAAGATCGTGTTCGGCGGAAACTTTATCTATCCGAACGGCACCAGTGGAGCGATCGCACGGGTTGAGGAAGACGGCACCTTTGATACGACTTACGATCCGCAGATCACCGGCGGCGCGTATGGCTATGCGGTCGCGATGCAGGCTAACGGCAAGGCCGTGGTCGGCGGCTATTTCACAAATGCGCGGGGACAGAGCCGAAAGAGCCTCCTTGACACACCGCAAGTTTGTGCTAGATTGAGGGTATTCGAAAGTATTAGAAAGTTGCGGGAACGAATTGTTCCAGCATTTGCGGTCGCCCTAGCTCAGGGTGGACTGGAGCTCGTTGGTTTTTTAACAGAATGA
- a CDS encoding hemerythrin domain-containing protein, with product MSTFDKLLDLHKEIDDMFFAHQCSLLHFDFTTALSQLEQYESLLLRHMQDEEDHLLPLYSERAAFDKAGAPQIFWDDHTKMRGYLEQFKEQTIKLAEEPHPEEGLLLLLDRESFYKRLCSHHDKREREHLYPSLNVICSGSERSEIMARVMCDIDLSRSTVAAE from the coding sequence ATGAGCACATTTGACAAGTTATTAGATCTGCACAAGGAAATCGACGATATGTTTTTCGCTCACCAATGCTCTTTGCTGCATTTTGACTTTACTACCGCGCTATCACAGCTTGAGCAATACGAATCTCTGCTGCTTCGTCACATGCAGGATGAAGAAGACCATCTATTACCGCTTTACTCGGAGAGGGCAGCGTTCGACAAGGCCGGAGCACCTCAAATCTTCTGGGATGATCATACAAAAATGCGGGGTTATTTAGAGCAATTCAAGGAGCAGACCATCAAGCTTGCAGAAGAGCCACATCCGGAAGAAGGATTGCTCCTGCTGCTCGATCGAGAATCATTTTACAAAAGGCTCTGCAGTCACCATGACAAACGCGAGAGAGAGCACCTGTATCCGTCACTAAATGTGATCTGCTCAGGATCAGAAAGGAGCGAGATCATGGCGCGGGTTATGTGTGATATCGATCTTTCGCGATCGACGGTCGCCGCGGAATAG